One genomic segment of Diceros bicornis minor isolate mBicDic1 chromosome 13, mDicBic1.mat.cur, whole genome shotgun sequence includes these proteins:
- the SFPQ gene encoding splicing factor, proline- and glutamine-rich, translating into MSRDRFRSRGGGGGGFHRRGGGGGRGGLHDFRSPPPGMGLSQNRGPMGPGPGQGGPKPPIPPPPPHQQQQQPPPQQPPPQQPPPLQPPPHQQPHQPPHQPPPHQQPPPPPDSSKPVVPQGPGPAPGVGSAPPASGAAPPATPPTSGAPTGPGPTPTPPPAVSSAPPGAPPPAPPSSGVPTTPPQAGGPPPPPTGVPGPGPKQGPGPGGPKGGKMPGGPKPGGGPGLSTPGGHPKPPHRGGGEPRGGRQHHPPYHQQHHQGPPPGGPGGRSEEKISDSEGFKANLSLLRRPGEKTYTQRCRLFVGNLPADITEDEFKRLFAKYGEPGEVFINKGKGFGFIKLESRALAEIAKAELDDTPMRGRQLRVRFATHAAALSVRNLSPYVSNELLEEAFSQFGPIERAVVIVDDRGRSTGKGIVEFASKPAARKAFERCSEGVFLLTTTPRPVIVEPLEQLDDEDGLPEKLAQKNPMYQKERETPPRFAQHGTFEYEYSQRWKSLDEMEKQQREQVEKNMKDAKDKLESEMEDAYHEHQANLLRQDLMRRQEELRRMEELHNQEMQKRKEMQLRQEEERRRREEEMMIRQREMEEQMRRQREESYSRMGYMDPRERDMRMGGGGAMNMGDPYGSGGQKFPPLGGGGGIGYEANPGVPPATMSGSMMGSDMRTERFGQGGAGPVGGQGPRGMGPGTPAGYGRGREEYEGPNKKPRF; encoded by the exons ATGTCTCGGGATCGGTTCCGGAGCcgcggcggtggcggtggcggcttCCACCGGCGAGGAGgaggcggcggccgcggcggccTCCACGACTTCCGCTCCCCGCCGCCCGGCATGGGCCTCAGTCAGAACCGCGGACCCATGGGTCCCGGGCCGGGCCAGGGTGGCCCCAAGCCCCCGATCCCGCCACCGCCTCCGcaccaacagcagcagcagccgccGCCTCAGCAGCCGCCACCACAGCAGCCGCCGCCCTTGCAGCCGCCGCCTCACCAGCAGCCTCATCAGCCACCGCATCAGCCGCCACCCCATCagcagccgccgccgccaccggaCTCGTCCAAGCCTGTCGTTCCTCAGGGACCCGGCCCGGCTCCCGGGGTAGGCAGCGCTCCGCCAGCCTCCGGCGCGGCGCCGCCCGCCACTCCCCCGACCTCGGGGGCCCccacggggccaggccccacCCCGACCCCGCCGCCCGCTGTCAGCTCGGCGCCCCCCGGGGCGCCCCCGCCCGCGCCGCCGAGCAGCGGGGTCCCCACCACCCCGCCTCAGGCCGGGGGCCCGCCGCCTCCACCCACAGGGGTCCCGGGCCCCGGGCCTAAGCAGGGCCCAGGACCCGGCGGCCCCAAAGGCGGCAAAATGCCAGGCGGGCCAAAGCCCGGCGGTGGCCCGGGCCTAAGCACTCCTGGCGGCCACCCCAAGCCGCCGCACCGGGGCGGCGGGGAGCCCCGCGGGGGCCGGCAGCACCACCCGCCCTACCACCAGCAGCACCACCAGGGGCCCCCGCCCGGCGGGCCCGGCGGCCGCAGCGAGGAGAAGATCTCCGACTCGGAG GGATTTAAAGCCAACTTGTCTCTCTTGAGGAGGCCTGGAGAGAAAACTTATACTCAGCGTTGTCGGTTGTTTGTTGGGAATCTACCAGCGGATATCACGGAAGATGAATTTAAAAGACTATTTGCTAAATATGGAGAACCAGGAGAAGTTTTTATCAACAAAGGCAAAGGATTCGGATTTATTAAGCTT GAGTCTAGAGCGTTGGCAGAAATTGCCAAAGCGGAACTTGATGATACCCCCATGAGAGGGAGACAGCTTCGGGTTCGTTTTGCCACACATGCTGCTGCCCTTTCCGTTCGAAATCTTTCACCCTACGTTTCCAATGAACTGTTGGAAGAAGCCTTTAGCCAGTTTGGTCCTATTGAAAGGGCTGTTGTAATTGTGGATGATCGTGGGAGATCTACAGGGAAAGGCATTGTTGAATTTGCTTCTAAACCAGCAGCAAGAAAAGCATTTGAAAGATGTAGCGAAGGCGTTTTCTTACTGACAAC aaCTCCTCGTCCAGTCATTGTGGAACCTCTTGAACAATTAGATGATGAAGATGGTCTTCCTGAAAAACTTGCACAGAAGAATCCAATGTATCAAAA agagagagaaactcctCCTCGTTTTGCCCAGCATGGCACATTTGAGTATGAATATTCTCAGCGATGGAAATCCCTGGATGAAATGGAAAAACAGCAAAGGGAACAAGttgaaaaaaacatgaaagatgcAAAAGACAAACTGGAAAGTGAAATGGAAGATGCCTATCATGAACATCAGGCAAATCTTTTGcgtcaag ATCTGATGAGACGCCAAGAAGAATTAAGACGCATGGAAGAACTTCACAATCAAGAAATGCAGAAACGTAAAGAAATGCAATTGAG GCAAGAGGAGGAACGACgtagaagggaagaagagatgaTGATTCGTCAGCGTGAGATGGAAGAACAAATGAGACGCCAAAGAGAGGAAAGTTATAGCCGGATGGGCTACATGGATCCA agagaaagagacatgaGAATGGGTGGTGGAGgagcaatgaacatgggag ATCCCTATGGTTCAGGAGGCCAGAAATTTCCACCtctaggtggtggtggtggcataGGTTAT